The Sedimentisphaera salicampi genome includes a region encoding these proteins:
- a CDS encoding sulfatase, with the protein MMYSSRRIFLKRAGGLAALTAFSGLAESLSAAKSQKLPNFVVIFTDDQGYEDVGCFGAEGFETTNLDKMAAEGMRFTDFHVSQSVCSPSRAALMTGCYHPRVGIYKALFPHVNRGLNPKEETIAEVLKPRGYRCGIFGKWHLGHRYPFLPLQQGFDEYFGLPYSNDMWPRDFDGTSLKDGFHPKARWRIGIPDLPLMKGNTIIDRIRTMEDQSKLTTMYTERAVDFIERNKSEPFFLYLPHSMPHVPLAVSDKFRGKSRKGIYGDVIMEIDWSAGEIFKALKRNGLDENTLVIFTSDNGPWLNYGKHGGSADPLREGKGSNCWEGGNRVPCIMRWPGKIPASSECDKLAAAIDILPTFASLSGASLPEKKIDGVDITALLEGRENAEPRKDYFYYYEKELDAVRRGPWKLVFPHKYRGCEGVEPGKNGFPGPRELRKAEKGLYNLNKDIEEEKNVINEHPDIVKELEKLAESAREELGDSLHNIRGKGQRPVGRI; encoded by the coding sequence ATGATGTACTCCAGCAGAAGAATTTTTCTAAAACGTGCCGGCGGGCTTGCAGCTTTAACTGCTTTCTCCGGCCTTGCAGAGAGCTTATCGGCCGCTAAATCGCAGAAACTGCCGAATTTTGTTGTAATATTCACAGACGATCAGGGATATGAAGACGTGGGCTGCTTTGGCGCCGAGGGCTTCGAAACCACCAACTTAGATAAAATGGCCGCTGAGGGGATGAGATTTACCGATTTCCACGTATCCCAGAGCGTATGCAGCCCCTCAAGAGCCGCTCTTATGACAGGCTGCTATCACCCGCGGGTTGGGATATACAAGGCCCTTTTCCCGCACGTAAACCGTGGACTAAATCCGAAAGAAGAAACCATAGCCGAAGTGTTAAAACCCAGGGGCTATCGCTGCGGGATATTCGGGAAATGGCATCTCGGCCATCGCTATCCGTTCCTTCCGCTTCAGCAGGGTTTTGACGAGTATTTCGGACTGCCCTATTCAAACGATATGTGGCCGCGTGATTTCGACGGCACAAGCCTCAAGGACGGCTTCCATCCGAAAGCCAGATGGCGGATCGGAATACCGGATTTGCCTCTGATGAAGGGCAATACAATCATTGACCGCATCAGAACTATGGAAGACCAGAGCAAGCTCACAACTATGTACACCGAAAGGGCAGTTGATTTCATTGAGAGAAATAAATCCGAGCCGTTTTTCCTTTATCTGCCCCATTCAATGCCGCATGTCCCGCTTGCAGTGAGCGATAAGTTTCGCGGGAAGAGCAGAAAGGGCATTTACGGCGACGTGATTATGGAGATAGACTGGTCTGCGGGCGAGATTTTCAAAGCTTTGAAAAGAAACGGCTTAGACGAAAACACGCTCGTAATCTTCACCTCAGATAACGGCCCTTGGCTCAACTACGGCAAGCATGGCGGCTCAGCCGACCCTCTCAGAGAGGGCAAAGGCTCAAACTGCTGGGAAGGGGGCAACAGAGTTCCCTGCATAATGAGATGGCCGGGCAAAATCCCCGCCTCCAGCGAATGCGATAAACTCGCTGCCGCAATCGACATACTGCCCACATTTGCCAGTCTCAGCGGAGCGAGCCTGCCCGAGAAGAAAATAGACGGCGTTGATATAACGGCCCTGCTTGAAGGCAGGGAAAATGCAGAGCCTCGAAAAGATTATTTCTACTATTACGAAAAAGAGCTTGATGCTGTAAGACGCGGGCCTTGGAAGCTCGTATTCCCCCATAAGTACCGCGGCTGCGAAGGGGTTGAACCCGGGAAGAACGGATTCCCCGGCCCAAGAGAGCTTCGCAAAGCGGAGAAAGGGTTGTACAATCTGAATAAGGATATCGAAGAAGAGAAAAATGTGATCAATGAACACCCTGATATAGTTAAGGAGCTTGAAAAACTGGCCGAATCTGCCAGAGAAGAACTTGGCGACAGCTTGCACAACATTCGCGGCAAGGGGCAGAGGCCGGTAGGCAGAATATAA